The genomic segment GTTGATGTCCTTGTAGTCCACCTTCTCGATGCCCGCTGCCTTCAGCGGGTTCTTCTTTGGGCGGCGAGTCTGCTCAAGGCGGACGCGCTTAGCGTTGTTACGCTGCTTCATTGGTAAAAACTCCCTTACCAGCTGGACTTACGAACGCCCGGAAGCTCACCACGGTGAGCCATCTCGCGCATACGGACACGGGAAAGACCGAACTTACGAAGGTAGCCGCGTGGGCGACCATCGTGTGAGTCGCGGTTACGAACGCGAATAGCAGCAGCATCACGTGGCTGGCTGTTCAGTTCGAACTGTGCATCCAGACGATCCTCGTCAGAGGTGTTTGGGTTACTGATAATAGCCTTGAGCTCAGCGCGACGCTCCGCGTAGCGGGCGACGATTTCCTTGCGCTTCTCATTCTTGGCGATCTTTGACTTCTTAGCCATTGATTATCGCTCCTCGCGGAATTCGACGTGCTTACGGACTACCGGATCGTACTTCATAAGAGAAATGCGGTCTGGATTGTTGCGCTTGTTCTTACGGGTGACATAGGTGTAACCAGTGCCAGCAGTAGACTTCAGCTTGATAATTGGACGGATATCATTACGTGCCATCTTTAGATCTTCTCCCCACGTGCGCGGATCTGTGCAACAACAGCTTCGATGCCGTCGCGGTCGATGACCTTAAGACCCTTGGTGGAAACGGTCAGAGTGATGGTACGGCCCTCGGAAGGGACATAGAACTTACGACGCTGCACGTTGGGATTCCAACGGCGGGAAGTGCGTCGGTGCGAGTGTGAGACCGTCTTGCCGAAACTCGGCTTACGTCCCGTTACTTGGCAATGTGCCGACATAACTTACTTTCTCCTAGCCGCCCACATTCAGTTAGAAGACGCGCCGCACCGGGTGACCGGGGCGCGAGCATGCCAGCTGACGGGGCGATAACGAATATTTACGACAACAGCAAGGGACAAGTTTACATAGCTTGCCCCAAAACACCTAATCGCCTATTCAGTGCGGGTTTCGAATGGCCGGAAAGTATCAACTTTTATCGATTTTAACGTGTTTTCGCGCATGTTCAACCGCAAGAGGCATGTTTTCGAAAAGGTGGTTTTCGTGTCTCAATGATCTGATTGCGCCCAGCACGCCAAGCACATGGATATGCTCTTTTTGGATGCCCTTAATTAGTACAGTGACATTTTTTCGCTCTAGTGCATTGACAAGTTCCGTGAGTTGGTGTGCTCCCGTGGCGTCGATCATCTGGATGTGGGAGAGGCGAAGGATCACGACTTCAAGGTCGTCATAATCAAGAATTTGTTGCAGTAGTTGCTCTGCTGCACCAAAAAACAATGCGCCCTCGATACGGAAAAGGCCGATCTTTTCGTCGTTAAGCGTGGCCGGTTCGGGCAAGGTTTCGCGGTAGACGCCGGCGTTCATGCTCATGCGTCGCAGGATGAAAAACGCCGCCACGGCGATGCCGATGCCGACTGCAATCACGAGGTCAACGCTGATGGTCACGATCGCTGTGATGATAAACACGATTGCATCAGAGCGAGTGGAGCGCAGGACGCGCGAAATCACTTCAAATGACACCATGCGGGCAGCGGTCACCATGAGCACGCCAGAGAGCGCTGCAAGTGGAATGACAGCTACGATGCTCGCGGCTACATAGACAACGCCAAGTAGTACAAGGGCATGCACAATCGAGGCCATTCGTGTGCGCCCACCGGAGCGGACATTTACCGCAGTGCGCGCGATGGCGCCCGTTGCTGGCATGCCACCAAAAAAGCCGGCGCTTATCGACGCCAACCCCTGGCCGATCAGTTCCCGGTCTGCGTTATACGGCCCAGTATCTGCCATTGAGGCGGCTACTCGAGCTGAGAGTAATGACTCAATCGCAGCCAGCGCAGCCACTGCGAACGCTGGCCCCAATAGGCTTGTGAACAGTTCCCATGTGACATCTGGAAGGTGGGGAGCCGGTAGGGAATTGGGTAATGCGCCGATAAGATCAACCGGAAGTTTCAGTACAGCAACACCAATTGATACGACAAGAATTGCGATAAAGCTTGCTGGTAATTTCGGCGCGAACTTGCCCAAAAGGATCATGATGGATGCAGTGACCGCGATGATAAGCAGCGGTAGAAATGCATCTTTGGTGGCATGGGAAACGGTATGAATCGCAGCGAGTAGCGCGCTAGTGGGCAATTGTCCGGTGTAACCAAAAGCGGCGGGGACTTGTTGAAGGAAGATGATCACGCCGATACCCGCAGTGAATCCTTCGATCACCGGCCAGGGGATAAAGCTCACGGTGCGTCCAAGTCGGAGCATTCCGGCAACAAGAACGATAGCTCCAGCCATGAGACTGAGAAGGGCCACAGCGCCGACTCCGTATTGCATGACGATGGGGGCGAGGACAACGACCATGGCTCCGGTAGGGCCAGACACTTGGACATTCGATCCGCCGAAGATCGCTGCGACTAATCCAGCAATGATTGCTGTGACAATTCCGGCTTCTGCACCGACGCCTGAGCTCACGCCAAAAGCTAGCGCAAGTGGTAGTGCAACAATGCCCACGGTGATGCCCGCAGCGAAATCCATCTTCCACGTGACTCGCAGGAGCCGGTAATCATCCATGGAAGGAAGAAGGTCACGCATGTTCGCCCGCCATCCGATTGAGTAGTGAACGGCTAACGAGGAGGAAATCGGCCACTTCGGGGAAAGCGAGTCGGTATAAGACTGTCAAGCCTTCGCGCTGGGAAGAGACTAAACCAAATTTTCTTAAGACCTTAAGGTGTTGCGATACGTGAGATGCCTCTAGATCCATCTCTTTAACTATTTGCCCTGCAGAAACTTCGCCATGAGTATCAATTATTTCCAAGGCTCTAATGCGGTAGGGGTGTGCCAATCCTTTAAAAAGGTCAGCTTTGCGCTGATAGATTGGCAGGTCGGTGGTGCTCAACATTTTCCCTCCATGACTAGGTTAGATGATGAATCCATCATATAGTTTTTGGGGGAATTTGACTTAAGTTGAAGAGATTCCATAGTGAATTTTTAGTTCAGGCGCAACAGGTGTAAGGTATTGGAGGTTCATTGCCAAATCATGGCAATGCATACTTACCGAACCCAACTCGGGCACGATCCACATCTAATGAGGAACCGACCTGAAGTTTCAATCCTGAGGGAATCGAGAGTAAATGAAAAAGGATATTCACCCTGGCTACCATGCGGTAGTCTTCCAGGACGCAGGCACTGGCTTCCAGTTCCTGACCAAGTCCACTGCTTCCAGCGACCGCACCGTGGCCTGGGAAGATGGTAACGAGTACCCACTGATCGTCGTTGACGTTACAAGTGAGTCTCACCCATTCTGGACCGGCGCTCAGCGTGTCATGGACACCGCTGGTCGTGTTGAGAAGTTCGAGCGTCGCTTCGGTGGCATGGCTCGTCGCAAGAAGAAGGCATAGGAGGGAAACCCATGGCAGTTCCAAAGCGCCGTATGTCCCGCGCAAACACCCGCACCCGTCGTTCCCAGTGGAAGGCTGACAATGTCGCCCTTCAAGAGGTCAAGATCGACGGTCAGACCGTTCGCATCCCACGCCGTCTGGTTAAGGCAGCTCAGCTCGGTCTAGTAGACGTAGAGCAGTTCTAAACCCCGAATTCTTAACCTGCACTTAAGTGTAGGTTAAGAGTTTATTAAGAGCCGGTTATCTTCCTTTAAATAGGGGAGGTAACCGGTTTCTTTGTGCGATAAAGGTGTTAGCATAATCGAAACAAGTTTCTACGTGTAGGATTTTCTAATGTAGAAAAGACTGTCACGCCCTGATGAAGCGAAAAGGGTATAGATGAAAATTTTGGTTGTGGATGATGAGCAAGCAGTACGTGACTCACTGCGTCGCTCTCTCGCGTTCAACGGATATACCGTAGTTCTGGCGGAAGATGGTATTCAGGCTCTCGAAATGATTGAGCGTGAGCAGCCAATCTTGGTGATCCTTGATGTCATGATGCCTCGCATGGATGGGCTTGAAGTATGTCGTCATCTTCGTAGCGAAGGCGATGACCGCCCTATACTTATCCTCACGGCCAGGGATAACGTCTCGGATCGCGTGGGCGGATTAGATGCAGGAGCTGATGATTATTTAGCAAAGCCTTTTGCACTCGAAGAGTTGCTTGCACGTGTGCGTTCTTTAGTTCGACGTGCTGCTGCCGAGGCAAACCAGATTTCTCACTCTGATCGCTCGGAGCTGTCCTGTGGAGATTTGACGCTGAATCCTGAGACACGCGATGTGAGCCGAAGCGGCCGTTATATCAGTCTTACTCGAACTGAGTTTTCACTGTTGCAGCTGCTCTTGAAAAACCAGCGAAAAGTACTGACCCGAGCCCAGATCCTTGAAGAGGTATGGGGCTATGATTTCCCAACCTCTGGAAATGCGTTGGAAGTCTACATTGGCTATCTTCGACGTAAAACTGAGCAGGAAGGGGGAATCGCCTGATTCACACGGTTCGCGGCGTTGGATACGTCCTGCGAGAGACTGCCCCGTGACATTAAGGCGGATTAGCTCCGGGACTAATAACCGGAGCCCGCGCACGACAATTGACGGCATGGAAGATGGCTCCATGTCCTTGCGTTGGCGGCTTGCACTGCTGAGCGCAACTTTGGTGGCCTTTGCCGTGGGAGTTATTACTGTTGCTGCTTATTGGTCGGTTTCTAATTATATAACGACCTCTATCGACCGTAATCTCGAGGATCATGCAGATGTGATGCTCGAGCGTGCGAGTGCGCCAGGTTTTTATGCCAGTGCTGAAGCTGAGATTGACGTCTTGAGTGATTATTTCCAAGATGTTCGCATCGCTTTGAAGCCACCGGGCTGGGAATACGTGGTCGGGGAGAGTGTTGCTTTGCCGAGATCAGATTTTTTCAATCAAGGTGGTGTCGGCTCTGAAATAATAAGCGCCAACTCTGAAAAAATCCTGATTAAGCGTGATCACACTGGGGCTATTGTCATATTGGTAAAAGACATGGTCATGACTGAAAAACAGCTCACCGGCCTTGGCGTAATTCTTCTGTTGATCGGTGGCTGTGGTGTGTTGGCTGCGATTCTTCTGGGATTTTTCATTGCTAATGAAGGGCTTAAACCTCTAGCTCGGTTGCAGCGGGCAGTGGAAGATATTGTGCGCACTGATGAGCTTCGTTCTATTCCAGTCATGGGTAATGATGAATTTGCTAAATTGACTCGAAGCTTCAACGATATGTTGAAAGCATTGCGTGAATCGCGTGCTAGACAGTCTCAATTAGTCGCTGATGCAGGGCATGAGTTAAAAACTCCATTGACTTCTATGCGCACAAACATTGAACTGTTATTGATGACGTCCAAAAATGGAAATCACAGCATTCCGGAAGAAGAACTAGACGGGCTTCGTGAGGATGTCTTGGCTCAGATGTCTGAATTGTCAGACCTAATTGGTGATCTGGTTGATTTGGCTCGTGAAGAAAGTACAGAAGTTTCTGAAACAGTAAACTTGAATCAAGTTCTTGAGATTGCGCTGAGTCGAATTGAAAGCCGACGTTTAACCGTGGACTTGGATGTCTCTGAGGAAGTTGAATGGCAACTTCAAGGTGATGATTTTTCACTTACTCGAGCGTTGGTTAATGTGCTGGATAATGCCATAAAATGGTCACCAGAAAATGGCACAGTTATGGTGTCTATAGCCCAACACAACAATGAAACTGTTCGTATTGTTATTGAAGATTCCGGCCCAGGTATCGCTGAAGCCGAAAGAGCATTAGTCCTCGAGAGGTTTTATCGTTCTGTTAATTCACGTTCTATGCCGGGATCTGGCCTTGGCTTAGCTATTGTGCACCAAGTGGTGAAACGGCATGGAGGGGAATTAGTGGTGGATGAATCAGACGATGGAGGGACTAGGATCATCATGGACCTACCAGGAGAGCCCATTGTCAGTGGGTTCAAAAATGTAGCTGATTAAACCACTAATCAGCTCACAGCAAGTGTTCAGATTTCTTAAAGTAGCCCGCCAGCCAGGGAGTTCATAATCGAATCATGACAAATCAATTCCCCACACACAACGGTGAGAATCCAGATCGCTCATCTGAGAACCCAGTAGAACCAAATTCCTTTGAACAAGTGCGCAGTTCATATCCGCAGTGGGGTGCTAGTACCTCAAACCAAAACCCTTATCCAAATGCCACTTTTAATAGCGAGCAACGTAGTGAACAACCAGCACCAACGTGGACTAGTTGGGACAGCGAGCCATTAAGCACTGATGTAAAACCTGCTAAAGAAAAACGAAAAGTAGGAATTGGCACTGCACTCGCATTAATGCTGGTTGGCTCAATTGCTACAGGCAGCGTTGTTGGTATTGCCACAACCCAATTAGGTTCAGATTCTTCCAGCCCTCTTAATGCGCTTGAACAACCAAGTGTCCAGCGCACTACGAATGCCGAAGCAGGATCTGCCGAACAGGTTGCTGCTGCTGTATTGCCTTCCGTGGTTTCAATTCAGGCTATTACACAGACCTCTGCTTCTGAAGGATCTGGCTCAATCATTTCTTCTGACGGCTATGTGATGACCAACAATCACGTTGTTGCAGGCATTGAGCAAAGTGGTGTTCTTGAAGTGAGTTTTTCTGATGGCACTACAGCAAAAGCTGATTTTATAGCGGGAGATCCTTCTACAGATATCGCTGTGATCAAGATTAGGGATGCCCATGATCTGCCAGTTATCCAGTTTGGTGATTCAGATACATTAGGTGTGGGACAGGACGTTATGGCAGTGGGCTCACCATTAGGTCTGAGCTCTACCGTAACTACCGGCATCGTATCGGCAATGAACCGTCCGGTGCGTGCCTCTGGTGATGGTGGAGAGTCTTCTCTTATTGATGCTATTCAGACTGATGCTGCGATTAACCCCGGAAACTCAGGCGGTCCGTTGGTAGATATGGAAGGGCGCCTGATCGGTATGAATTCCGTGATTGCTTCCATTTCTAGTGGTAGCGATTCCGCTGGTTCTATTGGGTTGGGCTTCGCTATTCCTTCTAATTTTGCCAAGCGTGTGGCTGATCAACTGATTACTAGCGGCAAAGTGTCTCAGCCAATGCTTGGAGTCCAGGTTGGCATGGATAATTCCGTGGCGGGTGCAGTTATTGCAAGCGTTCAGGATGGTGGTCCCGGAGCTGAAGCAGGATTGCAGCCAGGAAATATCGTGACCAAGCTGAATGATCGAATCATCGATAGCCCCGATTCTTTGATTGCTGCTGTGCGCTCTCATGATTTCGGAGAGACAGTGACTCTGACAATTACTCAGCCAGATACCTCGCAGACGAGAGAAGTAGAGGTTACTCTGACGAGTGAGTAAGTTTTAAAAGAAGTAAAAGAATCATTAACAGTAGCTAAGCATGAGTGAGGAACTATGAGCAAGGATCCGTTGGGAAGTCTTACCGAGGTTGTAGATACACGAGTTCCGCTTCCGGATGTTGAGCCGGATGCTGAATTTTTGATGGCTACAGAGCAAGAGTTCTCGATGTCCACTCAAAAGCGAGCGCTTGTAGTTTTGGTCGGCGATCATGTTACTGATGCCGAGAGCACTGGCCGTTTGGTGACAGAGTTGCTTTTAGAAGCTGGTTTCAATGTGGACGCCGTTGTTGGTGTGCGCTCTAAGAAATCACAGATTAGACAAGCCATTGAAACTGCCGTTGTTGGTGGCGCAGACCTCGTGCTGACTATCGGCGGCGTGGGCGTAGGTCCGAGGGATAAAACCCCTGAGGCAACCCGCGCAGTATTAGACCAAGATGTTCTGGGCATTGCCCAAGCTCTTCGTTCTTCTGGCTTGGCTTGTGGCGCAATAGATGCCGGTGTTTCCCGTGGAGTAGCAGGTATCTCTGGTTCCACAGTAGTGGTCAATCTTGCGCATTCTCGTTCGGCAATTCGCGATGGAATGGCAACTCTTGTTCCACT from the Corynebacterium crudilactis genome contains:
- a CDS encoding ArsR/SmtB family transcription factor; amino-acid sequence: MLSTTDLPIYQRKADLFKGLAHPYRIRALEIIDTHGEVSAGQIVKEMDLEASHVSQHLKVLRKFGLVSSQREGLTVLYRLAFPEVADFLLVSRSLLNRMAGEHA
- the rpmF gene encoding 50S ribosomal protein L32, giving the protein MAVPKRRMSRANTRTRRSQWKADNVALQEVKIDGQTVRIPRRLVKAAQLGLVDVEQF
- a CDS encoding MogA/MoaB family molybdenum cofactor biosynthesis protein, whose protein sequence is MSKDPLGSLTEVVDTRVPLPDVEPDAEFLMATEQEFSMSTQKRALVVLVGDHVTDAESTGRLVTELLLEAGFNVDAVVGVRSKKSQIRQAIETAVVGGADLVLTIGGVGVGPRDKTPEATRAVLDQDVLGIAQALRSSGLACGAIDAGVSRGVAGISGSTVVVNLAHSRSAIRDGMATLVPLVDFVVDQLRTSVV
- a CDS encoding HAMP domain-containing sensor histidine kinase yields the protein MSLRWRLALLSATLVAFAVGVITVAAYWSVSNYITTSIDRNLEDHADVMLERASAPGFYASAEAEIDVLSDYFQDVRIALKPPGWEYVVGESVALPRSDFFNQGGVGSEIISANSEKILIKRDHTGAIVILVKDMVMTEKQLTGLGVILLLIGGCGVLAAILLGFFIANEGLKPLARLQRAVEDIVRTDELRSIPVMGNDEFAKLTRSFNDMLKALRESRARQSQLVADAGHELKTPLTSMRTNIELLLMTSKNGNHSIPEEELDGLREDVLAQMSELSDLIGDLVDLAREESTEVSETVNLNQVLEIALSRIESRRLTVDLDVSEEVEWQLQGDDFSLTRALVNVLDNAIKWSPENGTVMVSIAQHNNETVRIVIEDSGPGIAEAERALVLERFYRSVNSRSMPGSGLGLAIVHQVVKRHGGELVVDESDDGGTRIIMDLPGEPIVSGFKNVAD
- the rpmG gene encoding 50S ribosomal protein L33, with amino-acid sequence MARNDIRPIIKLKSTAGTGYTYVTRKNKRNNPDRISLMKYDPVVRKHVEFREER
- the rpsN gene encoding 30S ribosomal protein S14; this translates as MAKKSKIAKNEKRKEIVARYAERRAELKAIISNPNTSDEDRLDAQFELNSQPRDAAAIRVRNRDSHDGRPRGYLRKFGLSRVRMREMAHRGELPGVRKSSW
- a CDS encoding SulP family inorganic anion transporter; translation: MRDLLPSMDDYRLLRVTWKMDFAAGITVGIVALPLALAFGVSSGVGAEAGIVTAIIAGLVAAIFGGSNVQVSGPTGAMVVVLAPIVMQYGVGAVALLSLMAGAIVLVAGMLRLGRTVSFIPWPVIEGFTAGIGVIIFLQQVPAAFGYTGQLPTSALLAAIHTVSHATKDAFLPLLIIAVTASIMILLGKFAPKLPASFIAILVVSIGVAVLKLPVDLIGALPNSLPAPHLPDVTWELFTSLLGPAFAVAALAAIESLLSARVAASMADTGPYNADRELIGQGLASISAGFFGGMPATGAIARTAVNVRSGGRTRMASIVHALVLLGVVYVAASIVAVIPLAALSGVLMVTAARMVSFEVISRVLRSTRSDAIVFIITAIVTISVDLVIAVGIGIAVAAFFILRRMSMNAGVYRETLPEPATLNDEKIGLFRIEGALFFGAAEQLLQQILDYDDLEVVILRLSHIQMIDATGAHQLTELVNALERKNVTVLIKGIQKEHIHVLGVLGAIRSLRHENHLFENMPLAVEHARKHVKIDKS
- a CDS encoding type B 50S ribosomal protein L31; its protein translation is MKKDIHPGYHAVVFQDAGTGFQFLTKSTASSDRTVAWEDGNEYPLIVVDVTSESHPFWTGAQRVMDTAGRVEKFERRFGGMARRKKKA
- a CDS encoding S1C family serine protease, with protein sequence MTNQFPTHNGENPDRSSENPVEPNSFEQVRSSYPQWGASTSNQNPYPNATFNSEQRSEQPAPTWTSWDSEPLSTDVKPAKEKRKVGIGTALALMLVGSIATGSVVGIATTQLGSDSSSPLNALEQPSVQRTTNAEAGSAEQVAAAVLPSVVSIQAITQTSASEGSGSIISSDGYVMTNNHVVAGIEQSGVLEVSFSDGTTAKADFIAGDPSTDIAVIKIRDAHDLPVIQFGDSDTLGVGQDVMAVGSPLGLSSTVTTGIVSAMNRPVRASGDGGESSLIDAIQTDAAINPGNSGGPLVDMEGRLIGMNSVIASISSGSDSAGSIGLGFAIPSNFAKRVADQLITSGKVSQPMLGVQVGMDNSVAGAVIASVQDGGPGAEAGLQPGNIVTKLNDRIIDSPDSLIAAVRSHDFGETVTLTITQPDTSQTREVEVTLTSE
- the rpmB gene encoding 50S ribosomal protein L28: MSAHCQVTGRKPSFGKTVSHSHRRTSRRWNPNVQRRKFYVPSEGRTITLTVSTKGLKVIDRDGIEAVVAQIRARGEKI